From the Bacillus tuaregi genome, one window contains:
- a CDS encoding ABC transporter permease has protein sequence MDNLLKFELFKLRKDRSFWTLVIGLIGAAVFYPMLIFFQDGVFGTDPVSVKDLYTLTALGGNNYIVRLVPCILAGFFISSEYSIGTMKSMGASGNSRFRIFSSKLIVFSLGTAIISLIFPVFMTGVAAIFSGFNDMPDVGFLVRTMGLTVLYAAAFASMMALAAILFTDGGKTIGFLILFFILFDSILYMLSQKLSLFETIFNYSAFKLYLDIAKYDLASGELLKLILVPIITFIIFGLIGSFVFQRKEIK, from the coding sequence ATGGATAATCTATTGAAATTTGAGTTATTTAAGTTGAGGAAGGATCGGTCATTTTGGACATTGGTCATTGGGCTCATCGGAGCGGCTGTTTTTTATCCAATGCTAATCTTTTTTCAGGATGGAGTATTTGGTACGGATCCGGTTTCCGTGAAGGATTTATACACGTTAACAGCTCTTGGAGGAAATAATTATATTGTTCGATTAGTTCCTTGTATTCTTGCCGGTTTCTTTATTTCAAGTGAATATTCAATTGGGACAATGAAAAGTATGGGGGCTTCTGGTAATAGTAGATTTCGTATTTTTTCTTCTAAATTAATTGTCTTTTCATTAGGGACAGCCATTATTTCACTGATATTCCCTGTGTTCATGACTGGGGTTGCGGCGATCTTTTCTGGATTTAATGACATGCCAGATGTAGGATTTCTCGTTCGAACGATGGGATTAACCGTTCTATACGCAGCCGCATTTGCTTCTATGATGGCTTTAGCTGCGATATTATTTACAGACGGTGGAAAAACAATTGGATTTCTTATCTTATTCTTTATTCTTTTTGATAGTATTTTATATATGTTAAGTCAAAAATTATCCTTATTTGAAACGATTTTTAATTATTCTGCATTCAAGCTCTATTTAGATATTGCCAAATATGATCTTGCGTCTGGTGAATTACTCAAGTTGATCCTGGTACCCATCATAACCTTTATTATTTTTGGACTTATAGGCAGTTTTGTGTTTCAAAGGAAGGAAATCAAGTAA
- a CDS encoding DUF1801 domain-containing protein: MTSNKKMNGRNKLSGPEQVTEFMDELQHPLKEEISMVRQIILSTDQKITEHIKWNAPSFCYDGEDRITLTLMVKGFSDSSSIVEQR; the protein is encoded by the coding sequence ATGACATCAAATAAGAAAATGAATGGTAGAAACAAGTTGTCTGGTCCTGAACAGGTTACGGAATTTATGGATGAGCTTCAACATCCGCTTAAAGAGGAAATTTCCATGGTTCGTCAAATCATTCTCAGCACGGATCAAAAAATTACCGAACATATTAAATGGAATGCACCTAGTTTTTGTTATGATGGTGAAGATCGCATTACTTTAACCTTAATGGTAAAGGGTTTTTCCGACTCATCTTCCATTGTGGAGCAAAGGTAA
- a CDS encoding ABC transporter ATP-binding protein produces MVEYVLRTNSISKKYKNQLALNKVNLTIKKGAIYGFIGQNGAGKSTLIRIVTGLAFPTMGKMELFGQNHEREHIEARKRIGTIIEGPALYPHLSAAENLEAHRLLKGIPGRECVQKILEIVGLQDTGKKKAKNFSLGMKQRLGIGIALLGDPEFLILDEPINGLDPMGVVEIRELLKKLNQEYGITILISSHILSELHLLATHYGIIHKGELLEQLTANELNEKCQQYIHIKVDNPDRAATIIETVLGTTHYDVLPDGKIKLYRHLEAPSKVSKLLTDNGLLIEQFMPMGEDLETYFTNRIGGVQHG; encoded by the coding sequence ATGGTTGAATATGTGCTAAGAACGAATAGCATATCAAAGAAATATAAAAATCAATTGGCCCTTAATAAGGTAAATCTTACGATAAAAAAAGGCGCTATTTATGGATTTATTGGGCAAAACGGTGCAGGGAAATCAACCCTTATTAGAATAGTAACAGGTCTTGCTTTTCCGACCATGGGGAAGATGGAATTGTTTGGACAAAATCATGAGCGGGAGCATATTGAGGCTAGAAAGCGAATAGGGACGATAATAGAAGGTCCTGCCTTGTATCCGCATTTGAGTGCAGCTGAAAATTTAGAAGCCCACAGACTATTAAAAGGAATTCCTGGGAGGGAATGTGTCCAAAAGATACTTGAAATTGTTGGACTTCAAGATACAGGAAAAAAGAAGGCAAAGAATTTTTCATTAGGAATGAAACAGAGACTTGGAATTGGGATTGCGTTGTTAGGTGATCCAGAATTCCTAATTCTTGATGAACCCATCAATGGACTTGACCCGATGGGCGTGGTTGAAATACGAGAATTATTGAAAAAGCTTAATCAGGAATATGGAATTACCATCCTAATATCAAGTCATATTTTAAGTGAACTCCATCTACTTGCTACCCACTATGGAATTATTCATAAGGGTGAATTGTTGGAGCAATTAACGGCAAATGAGCTTAATGAAAAATGTCAGCAGTATATTCATATTAAAGTGGATAATCCAGATAGAGCGGCTACGATCATTGAGACCGTGCTAGGTACTACCCATTATGATGTCTTGCCTGACGGGAAAATTAAGCTTTATCGTCACCTGGAAGCTCCAAGCAAAGTTTCAAAACTCCTTACAGATAACGGTTTATTAATCGAGCAATTTATGCCGATGGGCGAAGACCTAGAAACCTATTTTACCAATCGGATCGGTGGTGTTCAGCATGGATAA
- a CDS encoding PDDEXK-like family protein, with product MLEEDRKAIEDFLMDVDILDHLESKISNFNIFETLGIVNTEIRHSNVIAWLLTPDETHGLDDIFIKKFLQEVFYNHRNSIQNSNIDLFKISLMDYRRFIVRREWRNIDLLIFSDEYKIVIIIENKIWSKESNKQLNKYNNTIQEEFLGYNKFFLFLTPIGDRPSDEENWFSINYHYIIEALEKSKALKKDNISIQAWTFMEHYLEILRRYIVGDKELEKICREIYYKHQKALDLIFEYKPDIYSEIAETITDKLINLPNIILDVSGKTYIRFTTSKLDSIITAKGSGWTNTKRILLFEVQNRTEKVVLKLIIGPGKPSTRDRLFDISTQHKDKFIGRSIKLRTQYTQIFSKELISKSFFEQNDVSSIKEKLIFELKQFLNKNLIELEEIILNNFPLNDD from the coding sequence TTGCTAGAAGAGGATAGAAAAGCAATTGAAGACTTTCTAATGGATGTAGATATACTCGATCATTTGGAATCAAAAATTTCTAATTTCAATATTTTTGAAACGCTAGGTATTGTTAATACTGAGATTAGACACAGTAATGTAATCGCGTGGCTTTTAACCCCAGATGAAACTCATGGTCTAGATGATATATTTATTAAGAAGTTTTTACAGGAAGTTTTCTATAATCATCGAAATAGTATTCAAAACTCAAACATTGACTTGTTTAAAATTTCCCTGATGGATTATAGAAGGTTTATTGTACGCAGGGAATGGAGAAATATAGATTTACTTATTTTTTCAGATGAATACAAGATTGTTATCATCATCGAAAATAAAATTTGGAGTAAAGAATCTAACAAGCAACTCAATAAATATAATAATACCATCCAAGAAGAATTCCTTGGTTACAACAAGTTCTTTCTATTCTTAACTCCTATTGGAGACAGACCCAGTGACGAAGAAAACTGGTTTAGTATTAATTATCATTACATAATTGAAGCTTTAGAAAAATCAAAAGCCTTGAAAAAAGATAATATCAGCATACAAGCATGGACTTTTATGGAGCACTATCTAGAGATATTAAGGAGGTATATTGTGGGTGATAAAGAATTAGAAAAAATATGCAGAGAAATCTATTATAAGCATCAAAAAGCACTTGATTTAATATTTGAATACAAGCCAGATATTTATTCTGAGATAGCAGAGACCATAACTGATAAGTTAATAAATCTTCCAAATATTATTTTAGATGTTTCAGGCAAAACCTATATCCGTTTTACTACTTCCAAATTAGACTCCATAATCACAGCAAAAGGGAGTGGCTGGACAAATACGAAAAGAATACTCTTATTTGAGGTTCAGAACAGAACTGAAAAAGTGGTATTAAAACTTATTATAGGACCTGGAAAACCTTCAACCAGAGATAGGCTTTTTGACATAAGTACCCAACATAAGGATAAATTTATCGGAAGATCTATAAAATTACGAACTCAATATACTCAAATATTCTCAAAGGAATTGATATCAAAATCATTTTTTGAACAAAACGATGTTTCTTCGATTAAAGAAAAGTTAATCTTTGAATTAAAACAGTTTCTTAATAAAAATCTAATAGAATTAGAAGAGATAATACTTAATAACTTTCCTTTAAATGACGATTAG
- a CDS encoding phage tail protein encodes MEYLVDYKDVSIAGLETSPVAEALAGLRANEARYFMNKYKHEFTVFPASESQETLDYVNRILKEERDIEFAAKPLETSRFQVENIKWTFVFYEDGLEVNILYTVDGPKPKRAVGFKLSEGMEVPSELEGKFKFAKRKSKLGLRCQAPQSPCLYAAFISPNICM; translated from the coding sequence ATGGAATATCTCGTTGATTATAAAGACGTGTCTATAGCTGGCCTAGAAACGTCACCTGTAGCAGAAGCGTTGGCTGGTTTACGGGCTAATGAAGCCAGGTACTTTATGAATAAATACAAGCATGAATTTACGGTTTTCCCCGCTAGCGAAAGTCAAGAGACGCTTGATTATGTGAACCGAATTTTGAAAGAAGAACGTGATATTGAGTTTGCAGCCAAGCCTTTAGAAACGTCGCGTTTTCAAGTGGAAAATATCAAATGGACCTTTGTTTTCTATGAGGACGGTCTGGAAGTCAACATTCTGTACACGGTTGATGGTCCTAAGCCGAAGCGGGCAGTGGGTTTTAAGCTTTCTGAAGGGATGGAGGTACCAAGTGAATTAGAAGGAAAGTTTAAGTTTGCTAAGCGGAAGTCTAAACTAGGGCTGAGGTGCCAGGCACCTCAGTCTCCTTGCTTATACGCCGCGTTTATTTCCCCAAATATATGTATGTAG
- the queE gene encoding 7-carboxy-7-deazaguanine synthase QueE — MSKIPIIEIFGPTIQGEGMVIGQKTMFVRTAGCDYSCTWCDSAFTWDGTGKALIKQMDAEEIWQELVSLAGEGFSFVTISGGNPALLPNLSGLIDLLKKKGIKICLETQGSKWQDWFYDIDQLTLSPKPPSSEMKTNFHRLDKIIDRLKLASKIENTSLKVVVFTNEDYDFAKQVHFRYPEIPFYLQVGNDDNQTKDNEQLVSHLLMKYEKLIDKVMQDKELHQVRVLPQLHTYIWGNKRGV, encoded by the coding sequence TTGAGTAAAATCCCGATTATAGAAATCTTTGGGCCGACGATTCAAGGGGAAGGAATGGTCATCGGGCAAAAAACGATGTTTGTTAGAACGGCAGGCTGTGATTATTCCTGTACCTGGTGTGATTCTGCCTTTACATGGGATGGAACGGGAAAGGCTTTAATCAAGCAGATGGATGCGGAAGAAATATGGCAGGAGCTTGTTTCACTGGCAGGGGAGGGCTTTTCCTTTGTCACGATCTCAGGCGGAAACCCTGCATTATTACCCAATCTTAGCGGTTTGATTGATCTTTTAAAGAAAAAGGGGATCAAGATTTGTCTCGAAACACAAGGAAGCAAATGGCAGGATTGGTTTTATGACATCGATCAATTAACTCTTTCGCCGAAGCCACCGAGCTCCGAAATGAAGACGAATTTTCATCGTTTAGATAAAATCATCGATCGCCTCAAACTAGCATCTAAAATAGAGAATACTAGTTTAAAAGTGGTTGTTTTTACCAATGAAGATTACGATTTTGCCAAACAAGTGCATTTCCGCTATCCTGAAATCCCGTTCTATCTCCAGGTTGGTAACGATGATAATCAGACAAAGGATAACGAACAATTGGTCTCTCACTTATTAATGAAGTATGAAAAGCTAATTGATAAAGTGATGCAGGATAAGGAATTACATCAGGTCAGAGTGCTTCCCCAGCTACATACATATATTTGGGGAAATAAACGCGGCGTATAA
- the queD gene encoding 6-carboxytetrahydropterin synthase QueD, with amino-acid sequence MYGFRIVDKLQKLDQDIHREQLKYHSKRVLVSKEFTFDAAHHLHNYDGKCKNLHGHTYKVIFGLSGYVDERGIMIDFGDMKEIWKNEIEIFLDHRYVNETLPPMNTTAENMVVWIYEKMAEAIQKEERTQKYNSPRVEFVRLYETPTSYAEARREWMEVE; translated from the coding sequence ATGTATGGTTTTCGAATTGTGGATAAGCTCCAAAAGCTGGATCAGGATATTCATCGCGAACAATTAAAATATCATTCTAAAAGAGTTTTAGTTAGTAAGGAATTTACTTTTGATGCAGCGCACCATTTACACAACTATGACGGCAAGTGTAAAAATTTACATGGTCATACCTATAAAGTGATTTTTGGGCTGAGTGGTTATGTAGACGAAAGAGGCATTATGATTGATTTTGGCGATATGAAGGAGATTTGGAAAAATGAAATTGAAATTTTTCTCGATCATCGATATGTCAATGAAACACTTCCGCCAATGAATACAACAGCGGAAAACATGGTCGTTTGGATCTATGAAAAGATGGCAGAAGCCATACAAAAAGAAGAGAGAACGCAAAAATATAACAGTCCAAGGGTAGAGTTTGTCCGTCTATATGAGACACCTACGAGCTATGCAGAGGCGAGACGGGAGTGGATGGAAGTTGAGTAA
- the queC gene encoding 7-cyano-7-deazaguanine synthase QueC produces the protein MYFERSYLNMLKDEKAVVVFSGGQDSTTCLFWAIETFKEVEAVTFNYNQRHILEIECAKNIANELGVKHHILDMSLLNQLAPNALTRDDMEVKEGEEGELPSTFVPGRNLLFISFAGVLASQVGAKHIVTGVCETDFSGYPDCRDVFIKSLNVTLNLSMDQEFVIHTPLMWLDKAETWQLADQMNVLDFVREKTLTCYNGVISDGCGECPACLLRKRGLNHYLSTRKED, from the coding sequence TTGTATTTTGAAAGGAGTTATTTAAATATGCTTAAAGATGAAAAGGCAGTGGTTGTATTTAGCGGTGGACAGGATAGTACAACTTGTTTATTTTGGGCCATCGAAACCTTTAAAGAGGTAGAAGCGGTTACCTTTAATTATAACCAGCGACATATTTTAGAAATTGAATGTGCGAAAAATATTGCGAATGAGCTAGGTGTCAAACACCATATATTAGATATGTCATTATTGAACCAGTTGGCACCCAATGCTTTAACTCGAGACGATATGGAAGTGAAAGAAGGGGAGGAGGGAGAGCTGCCATCTACTTTTGTGCCAGGACGGAATCTATTATTTATCTCGTTTGCTGGTGTGCTTGCTAGTCAGGTTGGGGCCAAGCACATTGTTACAGGTGTGTGTGAAACAGATTTTAGCGGGTATCCTGATTGTCGTGACGTTTTTATCAAATCATTAAATGTTACCTTGAATTTATCGATGGATCAGGAATTTGTGATTCATACACCATTAATGTGGCTGGATAAAGCAGAAACATGGCAACTGGCAGATCAAATGAATGTCTTAGACTTTGTGCGAGAGAAAACCTTAACCTGCTATAACGGGGTTATTTCGGACGGCTGCGGGGAATGTCCTGCCTGTCTATTAAGAAAAAGAGGGCTCAATCACTATTTGAGCACCAGAAAGGAGGACTGA
- a CDS encoding DUF3895 domain-containing protein, whose amino-acid sequence MDYFYTSQQRNARLSTLTENQRLFLIEKLKRGKRTVFSNALALGKGTYLGSDQDLEQEIQLWEFIDLLDGGEGNRPYRCECGMSLRYQYIVKNIRSGAIKKFGRNHFEFHTGIPANIVKDIIKGFESIDYELDEILYKLENGWDRSLIKKIIDYKLEIPIEIYEQLQLRLPLLDKQMNRLAELVREKEEELHIQKYIKELEKLKEEQRKRNLSVSKSVTKPVVNEIPRSRPKKLAKKPLITTPLGSIAHQLIIQSLENNGTISVLELCEELNTIEHNYKGYFSTGKPLIYPHVAMFLDQLVKQGLCRLEKGELDDRWYSVV is encoded by the coding sequence ATGGACTATTTTTATACTTCGCAGCAAAGAAATGCCCGATTGAGTACCTTAACAGAGAATCAGCGTCTTTTTTTAATTGAAAAGTTAAAAAGAGGCAAGCGAACCGTTTTCTCGAATGCATTAGCCTTGGGGAAAGGTACCTACTTAGGCTCCGACCAGGATTTAGAACAGGAAATTCAACTATGGGAATTCATTGATTTATTAGATGGAGGGGAAGGAAATCGACCTTATCGCTGCGAGTGTGGCATGTCCCTCCGTTATCAATATATTGTTAAAAACATACGGTCAGGAGCAATAAAAAAATTCGGGAGAAATCATTTCGAATTTCACACAGGAATACCCGCTAATATTGTGAAGGATATTATAAAAGGATTTGAGTCAATTGATTATGAATTAGATGAAATTCTCTATAAATTAGAGAATGGCTGGGATCGATCCCTTATAAAGAAGATCATAGACTATAAACTAGAGATTCCGATAGAAATATATGAACAGCTTCAGCTTAGATTACCTTTACTTGATAAACAGATGAACAGATTAGCCGAGCTGGTACGGGAAAAAGAAGAAGAATTACACATACAAAAATATATAAAAGAGCTTGAAAAACTGAAGGAAGAGCAGCGAAAAAGAAACTTATCGGTTTCTAAGTCTGTAACGAAGCCTGTTGTAAATGAGATACCAAGATCACGTCCCAAAAAGCTGGCCAAGAAGCCTTTAATCACTACTCCTTTGGGTTCAATCGCCCATCAGTTGATTATTCAATCATTAGAGAACAACGGGACCATCAGTGTACTAGAACTTTGCGAGGAACTGAATACAATTGAGCATAACTATAAAGGATACTTCAGCACAGGGAAGCCCCTCATTTATCCTCACGTAGCCATGTTTTTGGATCAACTCGTTAAGCAAGGGCTATGTCGTCTAGAAAAAGGCGAACTAGATGATCGCTGGTATTCAGTTGTTTAA
- a CDS encoding GntR family transcriptional regulator, translated as MKIPIHVSEESREPIYHQVETQIKTLIASGQLPPGTPLPSIRALAGDVGCSVITTRRVYQNLESAGFIKTIQGKGTFVREMESVQMEETKQKVIYEAFEKAVEQGKQLGCTKEELGAIFHETVERYYKNGG; from the coding sequence ATGAAAATTCCCATTCATGTATCAGAGGAAAGCCGAGAGCCTATTTATCATCAGGTCGAAACTCAAATTAAGACCCTGATTGCAAGCGGGCAGCTTCCGCCTGGCACGCCGCTTCCATCGATTCGGGCTTTGGCAGGTGATGTGGGCTGTAGCGTCATTACAACGCGAAGGGTGTATCAAAATTTAGAAAGCGCGGGTTTTATTAAAACCATCCAGGGCAAGGGGACGTTTGTCCGGGAAATGGAAAGTGTACAAATGGAAGAAACGAAGCAAAAGGTCATCTATGAAGCGTTTGAAAAAGCGGTTGAACAGGGAAAGCAGCTTGGCTGTACGAAAGAGGAACTGGGCGCTATTTTTCACGAAACGGTTGAAAGATACTATAAAAATGGGGGATGA
- a CDS encoding ABC transporter ATP-binding protein, translating to MQTSLVEVIGLTKKYKKFTLGPLDFKVERGIVIGLVGANGSGKSTLFRLLMNLLKEDDGQVQMFGRTHIDAEWKQKVGYAGELLEAYDFLSISEMKRLISRWYLSWDEEMYERLVKRYKIDVSERFSKCSKGTKKKVEFIFSLCHHPELLLLDEPTAGVDLVSQRKMKEDLLHFMDDGEKSIVLATHIVDEINQLCDEIMVLDEGRVVHTYNKDEIYDQWARVWVTNITDSIKQHPNVIHYGTAPMQIVTDNLWELERVLAKAQIEIGQVQRLALEEVLEYLIEGKE from the coding sequence ATGCAAACCTCGCTGGTGGAAGTTATAGGTTTAACGAAAAAATATAAAAAGTTTACGCTAGGTCCGCTCGATTTCAAGGTGGAAAGAGGCATTGTAATCGGTTTAGTGGGAGCGAATGGCTCGGGGAAAAGTACCTTATTTCGCCTCTTGATGAATCTCTTAAAAGAGGATGACGGTCAAGTTCAGATGTTCGGCAGGACACACATTGATGCTGAGTGGAAGCAAAAGGTCGGCTATGCTGGAGAATTGCTGGAGGCCTATGATTTTCTCTCAATTTCAGAAATGAAGAGGCTGATTTCCCGCTGGTATCTTTCTTGGGACGAGGAAATGTATGAAAGGCTAGTGAAACGCTATAAAATTGACGTTTCGGAAAGGTTCAGCAAATGCTCAAAAGGGACAAAGAAAAAGGTCGAGTTTATTTTCTCCCTTTGCCACCATCCGGAGCTGCTTCTGTTAGACGAACCGACCGCCGGAGTGGATCTGGTGTCACAGCGGAAAATGAAAGAGGATTTGCTTCATTTTATGGATGACGGTGAAAAAAGCATCGTGCTGGCCACACACATCGTCGATGAAATCAATCAGCTTTGTGATGAAATCATGGTGCTGGACGAAGGACGTGTCGTTCATACGTACAATAAAGACGAAATCTATGATCAATGGGCGCGAGTGTGGGTCACAAACATCACCGATTCCATCAAACAGCACCCAAACGTCATTCATTACGGCACTGCACCCATGCAGATTGTTACGGATAACCTATGGGAGCTGGAACGAGTCTTAGCAAAAGCGCAAATCGAAATTGGGCAGGTCCAGCGCTTAGCGTTGGAGGAGGTATTGGAGTATTTGATTGAGGGCAAGGAATAA
- a CDS encoding fumarylacetoacetate hydrolase family protein gives MKFVTVKDQSGEFIGVVDESGTRVLPLKKAWEEIENTPFPDTMLQAIDLGDEFIEKVHKLMEKVNIDSFLSLDQYTILAPIPTPRKNIYCVGKNYAKHAIEMGSKEDIPEHPIIFTKSPTTVVGCGAEVLNHQQVTSELDYEGELAVIIGKKGRGISREDALDYVFGYTILNDVTARDLQAQHKQYFIGKSLDTTCPMGPWIVHSSEIEKPHNLNIETKINGEVRQSSNTENFIFPIEEIIHVLSKGMTLEPGDIIATGTPEGVGKGFKPPRFLKSGDVMTVTIEQIGTLTNTIS, from the coding sequence ATGAAGTTTGTAACGGTGAAGGATCAAAGCGGTGAATTTATTGGTGTAGTGGATGAATCAGGTACACGTGTTTTACCTTTAAAGAAGGCATGGGAGGAAATAGAGAATACTCCGTTTCCAGATACCATGCTGCAGGCGATTGATCTAGGCGATGAATTTATTGAAAAGGTACATAAGTTGATGGAAAAAGTAAACATAGATTCCTTTCTTTCGCTTGACCAATATACGATACTGGCGCCCATTCCAACTCCACGCAAAAATATCTATTGTGTGGGAAAAAACTATGCGAAGCATGCGATTGAAATGGGAAGTAAGGAGGATATTCCGGAGCATCCGATTATTTTTACAAAATCTCCAACGACCGTTGTTGGCTGTGGTGCTGAAGTGTTAAATCATCAGCAAGTGACAAGTGAGCTGGACTATGAAGGCGAATTAGCGGTGATTATCGGGAAAAAGGGGAGAGGCATCAGCCGGGAGGATGCTTTAGACTATGTGTTTGGTTATACGATTTTGAATGATGTAACGGCAAGAGATTTGCAAGCGCAGCATAAGCAATATTTTATCGGTAAAAGCCTTGACACCACATGCCCAATGGGACCGTGGATTGTTCATTCCTCTGAGATTGAAAAACCACATAATTTAAACATTGAAACAAAAATTAATGGTGAAGTTAGACAGTCATCCAACACAGAAAACTTTATTTTTCCGATTGAGGAAATTATTCATGTCCTATCCAAGGGAATGACACTTGAACCGGGCGATATCATTGCAACCGGCACACCTGAAGGAGTCGGTAAAGGCTTCAAACCGCCGCGCTTCCTAAAAAGCGGTGATGTCATGACCGTCACGATTGAGCAAATCGGAACGTTAACCAATACAATTTCATAA
- a CDS encoding response regulator transcription factor, translating into MEKEIKILVVEDDNDINQLLCDIIRNSGYLPQPAFSGTEAMIYLEQREWDMVLLDLMLPGMSGEELLAKITEQCPVPVMIISAKSEQQTKIEALRSGADDYITKPFDIEEVSARIDSHLRRYRQTRQYSQSTELRYKDIRIDTDSQIVQVNGMALFFTAREYAILTLLMSSPKKVFTKSNLFQSVWNEEYYGDDNTISVHMSNLRSKLSKANPNEDYIETVWGVGYKLKA; encoded by the coding sequence ATGGAAAAGGAAATAAAAATTTTAGTGGTAGAAGATGATAATGATATTAATCAATTATTGTGTGACATTATAAGAAATAGTGGTTATCTGCCACAGCCTGCTTTTTCTGGAACAGAAGCGATGATTTACTTGGAGCAGCGAGAGTGGGATATGGTGCTGTTAGATTTGATGCTCCCCGGAATGTCAGGCGAAGAGCTTCTTGCTAAAATAACCGAACAATGTCCTGTTCCTGTCATGATCATATCAGCGAAGAGTGAACAGCAAACAAAAATAGAAGCATTAAGATCAGGTGCGGATGATTATATAACGAAGCCTTTTGATATAGAAGAAGTATCTGCGAGGATTGATTCCCATTTGCGCAGATATCGACAAACAAGGCAATATTCACAAAGTACAGAGCTAAGGTATAAGGATATTCGTATTGATACAGATTCGCAAATAGTACAGGTGAATGGAATGGCCCTTTTTTTTACAGCAAGAGAATATGCCATTTTGACCCTACTTATGTCGTCACCTAAGAAAGTCTTCACAAAATCCAATTTGTTTCAGAGTGTATGGAATGAGGAATACTATGGAGATGACAATACGATAAGTGTTCATATGAGTAACCTCAGAAGCAAACTATCGAAAGCCAATCCAAACGAAGATTATATTGAGACGGTCTGGGGTGTCGGATATAAATTGAAAGCTTAA
- a CDS encoding small multi-drug export protein, with the protein MKVIWGYVLVFVLAAVPFFEGYGVIPIAVIAGLPMIPVFLLGLAGNILTVFLLVKFIDQFQNWRRKRKNSDEQKETKRTKRAANLWKKFGLPGLAMFGPLLVGSHLTALASMSFGGAKKSTFLWVSASIILWSIVFTVLLYFGIDLLGLKDRGILNYFQN; encoded by the coding sequence ATGAAGGTTATTTGGGGTTATGTTTTGGTATTTGTTTTGGCGGCCGTGCCGTTTTTTGAAGGGTATGGGGTCATTCCGATTGCGGTCATTGCTGGATTGCCGATGATTCCGGTTTTCTTGCTTGGTTTAGCCGGAAACATTTTGACGGTCTTTCTATTAGTGAAGTTTATTGATCAGTTTCAAAATTGGCGAAGGAAACGGAAGAATAGTGACGAACAGAAAGAAACGAAGCGGACAAAACGGGCGGCGAATTTGTGGAAAAAGTTTGGGCTACCGGGGCTCGCGATGTTCGGACCGCTTTTGGTCGGCAGTCATTTAACCGCCTTAGCGAGCATGTCCTTTGGTGGAGCGAAAAAAAGTACGTTCCTTTGGGTTTCAGCGAGTATTATCCTTTGGAGTATTGTCTTTACTGTCCTGCTTTATTTTGGTATCGACCTATTAGGCTTGAAGGATCGCGGGATTCTTAACTATTTTCAAAATTAA